A single Brucella intermedia LMG 3301 DNA region contains:
- the cysT gene encoding sulfate ABC transporter permease subunit CysT codes for MKRNSVLPGFGLTLGCTLLYLAVIVALPLLAMILKTASLGWSDFWNIVTSERALATYKITLSAAAVATVFNGLFGLLLAWVLTRYEFPGKRLIDAAVDLPFALPTAIAGLALVTLFAQNGWFGRFLEPIGIKVAYAPLGIMIAMFFTSIPFVIRTVQPVLEDMSADVEEAARSLGASSWQTFSHIIWPTIFPAFLAGSSLSFARSLGEFGSIVFISGNLPFETEVTSLLVFIRLDEYDYPAAAALAFVMLVTAFVMLLVTNLIQARQLRYAER; via the coding sequence ATGAAACGTAATTCGGTGTTGCCGGGGTTCGGGCTGACCCTCGGCTGCACCTTGCTTTATCTGGCCGTGATCGTAGCCTTGCCGCTGTTGGCAATGATCCTGAAAACGGCGAGTCTCGGCTGGAGCGACTTCTGGAATATTGTGACTTCAGAGCGGGCGCTGGCGACTTACAAGATCACCTTGAGCGCCGCTGCAGTGGCGACCGTGTTCAACGGGTTGTTCGGTCTTCTGCTGGCCTGGGTACTGACGCGATATGAATTTCCGGGCAAACGTCTGATCGATGCCGCTGTCGACCTTCCTTTCGCGCTGCCAACTGCCATTGCGGGTCTGGCGCTGGTAACACTGTTTGCCCAGAACGGCTGGTTCGGACGGTTTCTTGAACCGATCGGCATAAAGGTCGCTTACGCACCGCTTGGCATCATGATCGCGATGTTCTTCACCAGCATCCCGTTCGTCATCCGCACGGTCCAGCCGGTCCTGGAGGATATGAGTGCCGATGTGGAAGAGGCCGCACGCAGCCTTGGTGCCAGTTCGTGGCAGACGTTTTCCCACATTATCTGGCCGACGATCTTTCCCGCTTTCCTTGCAGGCTCGTCGCTTTCCTTTGCGCGCAGCCTTGGCGAATTTGGCTCAATTGTCTTCATCTCCGGCAATCTGCCCTTCGAAACCGAAGTGACATCACTGCTCGTTTTCATCCGGTTGGATGAGTATGATTATCCAGCCGCGGCTGCTCTTGCATTCGTGATGCTTGTCACGGCTTTTGTCATGCTTCTCGTGACTAATCTCATTCAGGCAAGGCAGCTTCGTTATGCAGAACGCTAG
- a CDS encoding DedA family protein, with translation MESIIGDLGQFISDHRAWAGPIVGIIAFGESLAIIGMFIPATPIMIAIGGLVGAGIIEPIPVIIGAIIGAVIGDIISYFLGWWLGRNIIHKWPLNKHRSGVARARLLFRRYGFSAVFLGRFFGPIRCTVPMVAGMMSMDQTRFQTANILSALVWAPVMFLPGWLAGRGAGIFARMDGDHMFWFVIGITIATIIVTVIGVRFFKARPRRERKRRVHVSPAE, from the coding sequence ATGGAAAGCATAATAGGCGATCTCGGACAGTTTATTTCCGATCATCGGGCATGGGCTGGGCCTATCGTGGGCATCATCGCCTTTGGCGAATCTCTCGCCATCATAGGAATGTTCATTCCGGCCACACCGATCATGATCGCCATCGGCGGCCTTGTGGGCGCTGGAATCATCGAACCCATTCCCGTCATCATCGGCGCGATCATTGGTGCGGTGATCGGCGATATCATTTCCTATTTTCTTGGCTGGTGGCTGGGCCGTAACATCATCCACAAATGGCCCCTCAACAAGCACCGCAGCGGCGTGGCGCGTGCGCGCCTTCTTTTCCGCCGTTATGGTTTTTCGGCAGTGTTTCTGGGGCGCTTCTTCGGCCCCATCCGCTGCACCGTGCCGATGGTGGCAGGTATGATGTCGATGGACCAGACGCGCTTCCAGACCGCCAATATCCTCTCAGCGCTGGTGTGGGCTCCGGTGATGTTCCTTCCCGGCTGGCTGGCTGGCCGCGGCGCTGGCATTTTTGCCAGGATGGACGGGGATCACATGTTCTGGTTCGTGATCGGGATCACCATCGCCACGATTATCGTGACCGTCATTGGTGTCCGGTTTTTCAAGGCGCGTCCGCGCCGCGAACGCAAGCGTCGCGTTCATGTGTCACCGGCCGAATAG
- the secD gene encoding protein translocase subunit SecD, with product MRTSKWVVALYSLIVVIGVIIALPNFFTQKHLDAMPSWFPKRQVTLGLDLRGGSYLVLEVDAAGLKKDRLRTLLDDARSKLRAERIQPQSIRAVGDAVVVTIPDADQRSKAETALRTLISQVNTSGFGTAINDIDVASTDNQVRLTLTEAGFNYRLDAALQQSLEIIRQRVDQVGVAEPSIQRVGSDRIVVQLPGLQDPAQLRQLLGSTAKMSFHMVADANPNDPPPPGVTIMPDSKDPNIKFPIEDQIALSGERLTDARAGFDQRTNEPIVSFRFDSLGARQFADITTKNVNRPFAIVLDGKVLSAPVIREPITGGSGQISGSFTVQDTVVLSALLRAGALPAPLTVIEERTVGPDLGGDAIKMGLITGIVGFVLVAVFIQLLYGVWGTIANVALLLHTLLTFSALSLIGATLTLPGIAGIILGIGIAVDANILINERIREETRRGLGAMAALDKGFHSAFSTIVDANVTSLISTLLLFTFGTGPVRGFAITMMLGIAISMFTDVTLVRMVMAWYVRKRKLKVLVIEPFLKFVPEKTNISFMNARFVGIGVSIVLSILSIGLFFKPGLNYGIDFKGGIQAEIVTSQPADLAQLREKLGALGLGEVALQSAGSPNDVLIRVQRQDGGEEAQTAAVNKMRQAVTELDPGVKIERTEVVGPKVSGELARSGFIAVVLSALGMLIYLWWRFEWFFAMGAIITLILDTTKMVGFFALFQLDFNLTAIAALLTAIGYSVNDKVVVYDRMRENMRLYKSKPLREIVDMSINQVLVRCIYTSVTTFLCMVPMAIWGGSAVHNFAVPMLFGIVIATSSSIFIAAPILLLLGNWWQHRKEAHQAIEDSAAAQK from the coding sequence ATGCGTACTTCGAAATGGGTGGTTGCGCTGTATAGCCTGATCGTTGTGATCGGCGTTATCATCGCCTTGCCCAACTTTTTTACCCAGAAGCACCTCGACGCGATGCCGTCCTGGTTCCCGAAGCGTCAGGTCACGCTCGGTCTCGACCTGCGCGGCGGCTCCTATCTCGTGCTTGAAGTTGATGCCGCTGGTCTGAAAAAGGACCGTCTGCGGACCCTGCTGGACGATGCCCGCAGCAAGCTGCGCGCCGAGCGTATCCAGCCGCAGTCCATCCGCGCAGTTGGCGATGCCGTTGTCGTCACCATTCCCGACGCCGATCAGCGTTCCAAGGCGGAAACTGCACTGCGCACCTTGATCTCGCAGGTCAACACCAGCGGTTTCGGCACTGCGATCAACGACATCGATGTCGCCTCGACCGACAACCAGGTGCGTCTGACCCTGACCGAGGCGGGCTTCAACTACCGTCTCGACGCCGCTCTCCAGCAGAGCCTCGAAATCATCCGTCAGCGCGTTGACCAGGTCGGCGTTGCCGAGCCTTCCATCCAGCGTGTGGGTTCGGATCGCATCGTCGTTCAGCTTCCCGGTCTCCAGGACCCGGCACAGCTTCGCCAGCTTCTCGGAAGCACGGCGAAGATGAGCTTCCACATGGTTGCTGATGCCAATCCGAACGATCCGCCGCCTCCCGGCGTAACGATCATGCCGGATTCCAAGGACCCGAACATCAAGTTCCCGATCGAGGATCAGATCGCCCTTTCCGGCGAGCGTCTCACTGACGCGCGTGCGGGCTTCGACCAGCGCACCAATGAGCCGATCGTCTCCTTCCGTTTCGACAGCCTTGGTGCCCGCCAGTTCGCGGACATTACGACCAAGAACGTCAATCGTCCGTTCGCAATCGTGCTCGATGGCAAGGTGCTGAGCGCACCGGTCATCCGCGAACCGATCACCGGCGGTTCGGGCCAGATTTCCGGCAGCTTCACGGTCCAGGACACGGTTGTCCTTTCCGCGCTCCTTCGCGCTGGCGCCCTCCCCGCTCCGCTTACCGTTATCGAAGAACGAACCGTTGGTCCGGATCTTGGCGGTGACGCTATCAAGATGGGCCTGATCACTGGCATCGTCGGCTTTGTGCTTGTTGCGGTCTTCATCCAGCTGCTTTATGGCGTCTGGGGTACCATTGCGAACGTGGCGCTGCTGCTCCACACCTTGCTCACCTTCTCTGCATTGAGCCTTATCGGGGCAACGCTGACATTGCCCGGTATTGCCGGTATCATTCTCGGTATTGGCATCGCGGTCGACGCCAATATTCTCATCAACGAACGTATTCGTGAAGAAACGCGCCGAGGCCTCGGAGCCATGGCGGCGCTGGACAAGGGCTTCCACAGCGCTTTCTCCACCATCGTGGATGCGAACGTTACGTCCCTGATCTCAACCTTGCTGCTCTTCACGTTCGGCACGGGTCCGGTTCGCGGCTTTGCCATCACCATGATGCTCGGTATCGCGATCTCCATGTTCACGGATGTGACGCTGGTGCGCATGGTCATGGCCTGGTACGTACGCAAGCGTAAGCTGAAGGTGCTCGTCATCGAGCCATTCCTGAAATTCGTTCCCGAAAAGACGAACATCAGCTTCATGAACGCCCGTTTCGTCGGCATCGGCGTCTCGATCGTCCTGTCCATCCTTTCGATTGGTCTGTTCTTCAAGCCGGGTCTCAATTACGGCATCGATTTCAAGGGCGGTATCCAGGCGGAAATCGTCACGTCACAACCTGCCGATCTGGCACAATTGCGTGAGAAGCTTGGCGCGCTTGGCCTTGGTGAAGTAGCACTGCAGTCTGCAGGCAGTCCGAATGACGTACTGATCCGTGTGCAGCGTCAGGATGGTGGCGAAGAAGCGCAGACGGCCGCCGTCAACAAGATGCGCCAGGCCGTAACCGAGCTTGATCCCGGCGTGAAGATCGAACGGACGGAAGTCGTCGGTCCGAAGGTTTCGGGCGAATTGGCCCGTTCCGGCTTCATCGCCGTTGTCCTTTCGGCACTCGGTATGCTCATCTATCTGTGGTGGCGTTTCGAGTGGTTCTTCGCGATGGGAGCGATCATCACGCTCATTCTCGACACCACGAAGATGGTCGGCTTTTTCGCGCTGTTCCAGCTCGACTTCAACCTGACCGCCATCGCAGCGCTTCTGACCGCCATCGGCTACTCGGTAAACGACAAGGTCGTGGTTTATGACCGCATGCGTGAAAACATGCGCCTTTATAAATCAAAACCACTGCGCGAGATCGTCGACATGAGTATCAATCAGGTGCTCGTGCGCTGTATTTATACATCGGTGACGACATTCCTGTGTATGGTTCCGATGGCCATCTGGGGTGGCAGCGCGGTTCATAATTTTGCCGTGCCGATGCTGTTCGGTATCGTGATCGCAACGTCGTCGTCGATCTTCATCGCTGCTCCGATTCTGCTTCTGCTGGGCAACTGGTGGCAGCACCGGAAGGAAGCCCATCAGGCTATCGAAGACAGCGCTGCAGCGCAGAAATAA
- the ybaL gene encoding YbaL family putative K(+) efflux transporter: MPHDTPLIATIVIGLCLAFIFGAIATRLKISPLVGYLLAGVIAGPHTPGFVADQDLILQLAEIGVILLMFGVGLHFSLKDLLSVKAIAVPGALAQIAAAAALGTGLGLALGWDVQAGLVFGLALSTASTVVLLRAMQERRLIDTERGRIAVGWLIVEDLAMVMALVLLPAIASVTGRAEGTAASDPIVSWLGLGIGGIILLTIAKVIVFVALMLIVGRKVIPWLLNVVAQTGSRELFRLGVLAIALGVAFGAAHLFGVSFALGAFFAGMVMSESELSHRAAEESLPLRDAFAVLFFISVGMLFDPMSLVRDPLPLLGTLAIILVGKSVAAFFIVRAFRRPISTALTISASLAQIGEFSFILAGLGVSLNLLPPAGRDLILAGAILSIFLNPVMFIVAERMRPWIEKRSKGEITAGDNSDVEPSISEPEPLPQTLLVGHTIVVGYGQIGAGIAEGLQAQTSPFLVIEDSPKVSASLKDKAIEAITGNASDSEILEAANPSAARNLVIAIPNAFEAGRVTALARAANPEINIVVRACSKAEAQYLHDLGANSVILGEAEIAAAMAKAIGTEIKRKNADTVSEGAPQTGIMGIISDGTTDIMGKKGDDMKHEGVVTG; encoded by the coding sequence ATGCCCCATGACACGCCTTTGATTGCGACAATCGTCATCGGGTTATGCCTGGCCTTCATCTTCGGTGCGATAGCCACCCGTTTGAAAATATCGCCTCTCGTTGGCTATCTCCTTGCCGGTGTTATTGCCGGTCCCCATACTCCCGGCTTCGTCGCAGATCAGGACCTCATCCTTCAGCTCGCCGAAATCGGTGTCATCCTGCTGATGTTCGGTGTGGGCTTGCATTTTTCGCTTAAGGATCTTCTTTCCGTCAAAGCCATCGCGGTGCCCGGCGCGCTTGCGCAGATTGCCGCCGCCGCCGCACTTGGCACGGGCCTCGGCCTGGCCCTCGGCTGGGATGTTCAGGCGGGTCTGGTTTTCGGCCTGGCCCTTTCAACCGCCAGTACAGTCGTCCTGCTCCGCGCCATGCAGGAGCGCCGCCTGATCGATACAGAGCGTGGGCGCATTGCCGTCGGCTGGCTGATCGTCGAAGATCTCGCCATGGTCATGGCCCTGGTATTGCTTCCGGCCATTGCCAGCGTCACCGGTCGCGCTGAAGGCACGGCAGCAAGCGATCCAATTGTTTCATGGCTTGGCCTCGGCATAGGCGGCATCATTCTTCTCACCATTGCCAAGGTCATTGTCTTCGTTGCGCTGATGCTCATAGTCGGGCGCAAGGTCATACCGTGGCTTCTCAACGTCGTGGCCCAGACCGGCTCGCGTGAACTGTTTCGTCTCGGTGTGCTCGCCATAGCACTGGGCGTTGCCTTCGGCGCTGCCCATCTGTTTGGCGTTTCCTTCGCGTTGGGCGCGTTCTTCGCCGGCATGGTGATGAGCGAATCCGAGCTCAGCCATCGGGCAGCGGAAGAATCCCTCCCCTTGCGCGACGCTTTCGCGGTGCTGTTCTTCATTTCCGTCGGCATGCTGTTCGATCCGATGAGCCTTGTTCGCGATCCGCTCCCGCTACTGGGAACACTCGCCATCATTCTCGTCGGAAAATCGGTTGCGGCGTTCTTTATCGTTCGCGCTTTCCGTCGCCCGATCAGCACGGCGCTCACCATTTCCGCAAGCCTTGCGCAAATCGGTGAGTTCTCCTTCATTCTTGCTGGGTTGGGCGTCAGCCTCAATCTACTCCCTCCGGCGGGGCGCGATCTCATTCTCGCTGGCGCAATCCTCTCGATTTTCCTCAATCCGGTCATGTTCATCGTGGCAGAGCGGATGCGGCCATGGATCGAGAAGCGGAGCAAGGGCGAAATTACAGCTGGTGACAACAGCGATGTCGAACCCAGCATTTCCGAGCCCGAGCCTTTACCGCAAACATTGCTGGTCGGACACACGATTGTCGTTGGCTATGGCCAAATCGGTGCGGGGATCGCAGAAGGATTGCAGGCGCAAACTTCGCCTTTCCTCGTGATTGAAGATTCGCCGAAAGTCAGCGCATCTTTGAAGGATAAAGCCATTGAGGCGATTACCGGCAATGCCTCCGATTCGGAAATATTGGAGGCCGCCAATCCGTCAGCTGCTCGAAATCTAGTCATCGCGATACCCAACGCCTTTGAGGCTGGTCGGGTGACAGCGCTGGCTCGAGCTGCCAACCCGGAAATCAACATCGTCGTGCGCGCCTGCTCGAAGGCAGAAGCACAATATCTGCATGATCTTGGCGCCAATTCTGTCATTCTGGGAGAAGCAGAAATTGCAGCCGCCATGGCGAAGGCAATCGGCACCGAGATCAAGAGGAAAAACGCCGACACCGTTTCGGAAGGCGCCCCTCAGACAGGCATAATGGGGATAATATCGGACGGAACAACCGATATTATGGGCAAAAAAGGGGATGATATGAAGCATGAAGGCGTGGTGACCGGTTGA
- the cysW gene encoding sulfate ABC transporter permease subunit CysW — translation MQNASASMQARNSGPMRSLLIWLAALLSVICIGAPLAVIFSYAFSKGVDVFFSEILKPDTLHAVWLTILTAIVVVPINMAFGVCVAWLVTKFRFPGRRLLITFVEIPFSVSPIVAGVTYLFLYGSQGLLGPLLESYDIKIMFTVPAIFLVSLFVTSPFVARELIPLMEVQGSDEEEAALTLGANAWQTFFYVTLPNIKWALLYGAVLCNARVMGEFGATSVVSGAIRGKTNTLPLQVELLFNDYNVAGAFAAASTLALIALVTLVLKILLERRQGA, via the coding sequence ATGCAGAACGCTAGCGCAAGCATGCAGGCGCGAAATTCAGGGCCAATGCGCAGCCTGTTGATCTGGCTCGCGGCCCTGTTGTCGGTCATCTGTATCGGGGCGCCGCTCGCCGTCATCTTCTCCTATGCCTTCAGCAAGGGAGTCGATGTCTTTTTCAGCGAGATATTGAAGCCGGATACATTGCATGCGGTCTGGTTGACCATTCTGACGGCAATTGTGGTCGTGCCGATCAATATGGCATTTGGCGTCTGTGTTGCATGGCTGGTAACCAAGTTTCGGTTCCCGGGGCGGCGGTTGCTCATTACTTTCGTCGAAATACCGTTTTCCGTGTCACCTATCGTGGCCGGTGTGACCTATCTCTTCCTCTATGGATCGCAGGGTTTGCTGGGGCCGTTGCTGGAGTCCTATGACATCAAGATCATGTTCACGGTCCCGGCGATTTTTCTTGTCAGCCTCTTCGTGACTTCGCCTTTTGTGGCACGTGAGTTGATCCCGCTTATGGAAGTGCAGGGGAGCGATGAAGAAGAAGCGGCCCTGACGCTGGGGGCCAACGCCTGGCAGACCTTTTTCTATGTCACATTGCCCAATATCAAATGGGCGTTGCTTTATGGCGCGGTGCTTTGCAATGCACGTGTGATGGGGGAGTTTGGGGCAACGTCGGTCGTTTCGGGCGCAATTCGCGGCAAAACCAATACGCTGCCCCTGCAGGTGGAGCTGCTGTTCAATGACTATAATGTCGCCGGTGCTTTCGCCGCAGCCTCGACGCTGGCATTGATCGCACTTGTGACGCTTGTCTTGAAGATACTGCTTGAGCGCAGACAAGGTGCCTGA
- a CDS encoding sulfate ABC transporter substrate-binding protein — MRKIILYAAVALGLGSAPVHAQEPKEILNVSYDIARELYEQVNKAFIADWKTKTGEDLTVNQSHAGSSKQARSILEGLEADVVTFNQVTDVQVLHDKGNLIPADWQKRLPNNSSPYYSFPAFLVREGNPKNIKNWDDLARDDVKVIFPNPKTSGNARYTYLAATAYANEAFKGDQAKVHDFIGKIFKNVPVFDTGGRGATTTFAERGIGDVLVTFEAETRGTEKVLGLDKYDVVVPEVSLLAEFPVTVVDKVVDKRGSRKIAEAYLDYLYSPEGQEILAQNFNRVHDKDVIAKHKDIYPDVRLVTVEDAFGGWEKVQKEHFAEGGVLDQLFKGK; from the coding sequence ATGAGAAAAATTATCCTATATGCGGCGGTCGCGCTCGGTTTGGGCTCTGCCCCTGTTCATGCGCAGGAGCCAAAGGAAATCCTCAACGTTTCCTATGACATCGCGCGAGAGCTCTACGAACAGGTCAACAAGGCCTTCATCGCCGACTGGAAGACCAAGACCGGTGAAGATCTGACTGTCAACCAGTCCCATGCCGGCTCGTCGAAGCAGGCGCGTTCCATTCTGGAAGGGCTTGAAGCTGACGTCGTGACCTTCAATCAGGTGACGGACGTGCAGGTCCTCCATGACAAGGGTAACTTGATCCCGGCGGACTGGCAGAAGCGGTTGCCCAACAACTCGTCGCCCTATTATTCCTTCCCTGCGTTCCTCGTACGTGAGGGGAATCCGAAAAACATCAAGAATTGGGATGATCTGGCGCGCGACGATGTCAAGGTGATCTTCCCGAACCCTAAAACGTCGGGCAATGCGCGCTACACCTATCTTGCTGCGACCGCTTACGCGAACGAGGCGTTCAAGGGTGATCAGGCAAAGGTGCATGACTTCATTGGGAAGATTTTCAAAAACGTTCCGGTCTTCGACACGGGCGGTCGCGGGGCAACGACAACATTTGCCGAGCGTGGCATTGGCGACGTGCTGGTGACTTTCGAGGCGGAAACGCGCGGGACCGAAAAGGTGCTGGGGCTGGACAAGTACGATGTTGTCGTACCGGAAGTCAGTTTGCTGGCAGAGTTCCCGGTTACGGTCGTGGATAAGGTGGTAGACAAGCGGGGATCGCGCAAGATCGCCGAAGCTTATCTCGACTACCTCTATTCACCGGAGGGGCAGGAAATCCTGGCCCAGAACTTCAACCGCGTGCATGACAAGGACGTCATCGCAAAGCACAAGGATATCTACCCTGATGTGCGCCTTGTAACGGTTGAGGATGCTTTCGGTGGCTGGGAGAAGGTGCAGAAGGAACATTTCGCCGAAGGCGGAGTGCTCGATCAGCTTTTCAAAGGCAAATAA
- a CDS encoding alpha/beta hydrolase encodes MPATLIIPGYKGSEAGHWQRQWLHDDPSALLVEQDDWHYPVLSDWMHALEAKLAENPGAVLVAHSLGCALVAHLASRPSAAHVAGALLVAPADAETMARKDSRFQSFAPLPRRELGFPSIVVASRNDEYMSFAKAEALSHVWGSGFVDLGHAGHINVASGFSRWPEGIILASSLHREPVNNTLSQAA; translated from the coding sequence ATGCCTGCGACATTGATCATCCCCGGTTACAAGGGATCGGAAGCAGGCCACTGGCAGCGCCAATGGTTGCATGACGATCCGTCAGCATTGCTCGTCGAACAGGACGACTGGCACTATCCCGTTCTATCCGACTGGATGCACGCGCTCGAAGCCAAGCTGGCTGAAAATCCCGGCGCAGTTCTGGTTGCCCATAGTCTGGGCTGTGCGCTCGTCGCACATCTGGCTAGCCGCCCATCGGCCGCTCATGTGGCGGGTGCACTTCTCGTTGCACCGGCCGACGCCGAGACCATGGCCCGCAAGGATAGCCGCTTCCAGAGCTTTGCTCCGCTGCCCCGCCGTGAACTGGGTTTTCCTTCCATCGTCGTGGCAAGTCGCAACGATGAATATATGAGCTTTGCCAAGGCTGAAGCGCTTTCGCATGTGTGGGGATCGGGCTTTGTCGATCTTGGTCATGCCGGTCACATCAACGTGGCAAGCGGATTCAGCCGCTGGCCTGAGGGGATTATCCTCGCCTCCTCTCTTCACAGAGAACCTGTAAACAACACGCTTTCCCAAGCAGCGTGA
- a CDS encoding TerC family protein, with translation MDWSMDWIADPNAWIGLVTLVVLEIVLGIDNLVFIAILADKLPPHQRNRARLIGLSLALLMRLVLLASISWIVALREPLVTLMELSFSGRDIIMLIGGLFLLAKGTMELHERLEGAHGPKNSKVVHAVFWQVIVQIVVLDAVFSLDSVITAVGMVQHLPVMMFAVVIAIAVMMLASKPLMDFVNKHPTVVILCLGFLMMIGFSLVVEGFGYHIPKGYLYAAIGFSVLIEAANQMARHNREKLVTTNDLRERTAGAVLRLLGGGRGENPLSDTVDVIAQQTAASDVFLPEEKEMIRGVLDLADRPVRSIMSPRNEIEWLDLDEDAAELDAAIRKLTHSRVIVARRQVDEFVGVALVRDLLLDIGDKKPIDWDKTVKQPLVVHENANVLRVMEQLRNSPVQIAVVVDEHGSFEGVVTPTDVLEAIAGEFPDEDEEAAVAQSDGKGGYLVDGFTDIRRLSGLLERDLVDEADRYTTLAGYVLWHLGHLPLGGESFAADGLEFKIESMNGRHIGKVRISTPVDYEV, from the coding sequence ATGGACTGGTCCATGGACTGGATTGCCGACCCCAATGCCTGGATAGGTTTGGTAACATTGGTGGTACTCGAGATTGTTCTCGGTATCGACAATCTCGTCTTCATCGCCATTCTCGCCGACAAACTGCCGCCGCATCAACGCAATCGTGCACGGTTGATCGGCCTCAGTCTGGCGCTTTTGATGCGCCTTGTGCTGCTCGCCTCCATTTCATGGATCGTTGCCCTGCGTGAGCCTTTGGTCACGTTGATGGAATTATCCTTCTCCGGACGCGATATCATCATGCTGATTGGCGGTCTCTTCCTCCTTGCAAAAGGCACGATGGAGCTTCACGAGCGTCTGGAAGGAGCACATGGACCCAAAAATTCCAAGGTCGTGCATGCCGTATTCTGGCAGGTGATCGTTCAGATTGTCGTGCTGGATGCTGTGTTCTCGCTGGATAGCGTCATTACCGCAGTGGGCATGGTTCAGCACCTGCCGGTCATGATGTTTGCCGTCGTTATCGCCATCGCGGTGATGATGCTTGCTTCCAAGCCGCTGATGGACTTTGTCAACAAGCACCCCACGGTTGTCATCCTCTGTCTTGGCTTCCTGATGATGATCGGTTTCAGCCTGGTCGTGGAAGGTTTCGGCTACCATATTCCAAAGGGCTATCTCTACGCAGCTATCGGCTTCTCCGTACTGATCGAAGCAGCCAACCAGATGGCGCGACACAATCGCGAGAAGCTGGTCACCACCAATGATCTGCGAGAACGCACGGCAGGCGCGGTCTTGCGTCTGCTCGGCGGCGGGCGCGGTGAAAACCCGCTCTCCGATACGGTTGACGTAATTGCTCAGCAGACGGCGGCCAGCGATGTCTTTCTTCCGGAAGAAAAGGAGATGATCCGCGGTGTGCTGGATCTGGCTGATCGGCCTGTACGCTCCATCATGTCACCACGCAATGAGATCGAATGGCTCGACCTTGATGAAGACGCGGCGGAACTTGACGCAGCTATTCGCAAGTTGACGCATTCGCGCGTCATCGTTGCGCGCCGTCAGGTGGATGAATTCGTCGGTGTGGCTCTGGTCAGGGACCTTCTGCTGGATATAGGTGACAAGAAACCCATAGACTGGGATAAAACCGTGAAGCAGCCGCTGGTCGTGCATGAGAATGCAAACGTGCTCCGCGTCATGGAGCAATTGCGTAACTCTCCTGTTCAGATCGCGGTAGTGGTGGACGAGCATGGCTCATTCGAAGGCGTTGTGACGCCGACCGATGTTCTTGAGGCTATCGCTGGCGAGTTTCCGGATGAAGACGAAGAAGCGGCTGTCGCTCAGTCGGACGGGAAGGGCGGCTATCTCGTTGATGGTTTCACCGATATTCGCCGCTTGAGCGGGCTCTTGGAGCGCGATCTGGTTGACGAGGCTGATCGCTATACGACGCTCGCGGGCTATGTCCTCTGGCATCTGGGACACTTGCCCCTGGGAGGAGAGAGCTTCGCCGCTGACGGGCTGGAGTTCAAGATCGAGTCGATGAATGGCCGTCATATCGGCAAGGTCCGCATTTCGACGCCCGTCGATTACGAGGTGTGA
- a CDS encoding lysylphosphatidylglycerol synthase domain-containing protein: MKAKDYIWPVVGICAVGISVWLLYRELRSISLDDVLDSFYAIRTHHWILAAGSALLAYSSLAGYDRIALLHLKRKISWLFIALCSFTTYALSHNIGASVVSGAVVRYRAYSSQGMPGSEIAVLIAFCSFTFILGVIITSSVVLLLEPHILMRFNEELTPTVSIVIALLMLAFVLVYVFGSWLGLRPLKIGSFRLEYPRMSVVVQQLIVAPLELIGAAGIIYFALPEAGNPGFLIILGIFLVSFSAALISHAPGGLGVLELVFLTGLPDMDQADVLAALIVFRLLYLLIPFAMSLVVVLVFEKSQFLLRWNEKQQK; encoded by the coding sequence ATGAAAGCAAAGGATTACATCTGGCCGGTCGTAGGCATTTGCGCAGTTGGAATTTCGGTCTGGCTCCTTTATCGAGAGCTTCGCAGCATCTCGCTGGATGATGTTCTGGACAGTTTTTATGCCATCCGCACCCATCATTGGATTCTTGCGGCTGGCTCCGCGCTTCTCGCCTATAGTTCGCTTGCAGGCTATGATCGTATCGCGCTCCTGCATCTCAAGCGCAAAATCTCCTGGCTGTTCATCGCGCTCTGCTCTTTCACCACCTACGCCTTGTCGCACAATATCGGGGCCTCCGTCGTCTCCGGCGCCGTGGTGCGCTATCGAGCGTACTCCTCGCAAGGCATGCCCGGCAGTGAAATCGCCGTTCTCATCGCTTTCTGCTCCTTCACGTTCATTCTTGGCGTCATCATAACTTCCAGCGTCGTTCTTCTACTCGAACCGCACATTCTGATGCGATTCAACGAGGAGCTGACACCGACGGTCTCTATCGTTATTGCTCTTTTGATGCTGGCATTCGTGCTGGTTTATGTCTTCGGCAGCTGGTTGGGCCTGCGCCCGCTGAAGATCGGCAGCTTCCGTCTGGAATATCCGCGCATGTCGGTGGTTGTGCAACAGCTCATCGTCGCTCCTCTGGAACTGATCGGCGCCGCCGGCATCATATATTTTGCCCTGCCCGAAGCCGGTAATCCCGGATTTCTCATTATTCTCGGCATTTTTCTGGTCTCGTTTTCGGCAGCCCTGATATCGCACGCTCCCGGTGGTCTCGGTGTCCTGGAGCTCGTTTTCCTCACAGGTCTGCCGGACATGGATCAGGCCGATGTCCTGGCCGCCCTGATCGTCTTCCGCCTGCTCTACCTGCTTATTCCGTTCGCAATGTCGCTCGTGGTGGTACTGGTTTTCGAAAAGTCCCAATTTCTGCTGCGCTGGAACGAAAAACAGCAGAAATAG